TGTTAAAATGTAGAGATAGTGAAACTTCTGATTATATATGTTACTGTAACCTCGGCACATAATAATGAGATTTCAAGCAATATCGGTCATGAGAATTCGAACTCCCCTTTaaaattttgtgcttttgtggACAGGTTGCGAGTGCCACAGCAACATTTGTGATGATGTACTCATCATCCTTGTCCGTGGTGGAGTTTTATCTCCTCAAGAGGTTCCCTGTGCCTTTTGGTAGAATTCCCTGCCTccattttcaagttttttatttgatttgtaaTCTCTTTGAATGATAATTAGGCAGTAATCTATCTATTCTAAGTTCTAACCGAAAGCATGATTTTCTGAATTTTCAGCTTTGTACCTAATGGCAGTGTCTGTTGTGGCTGGCTTCTGGGGACAGTTTCTCGTAAGAAAGCTCATTACAATCCTAAGAAGAGCTTCACTCATTGTATTTATCCTCTCTGGTGTCATCTTTGCTGGTGCTATCACAATGGGTAAATATGTTTATGCAGTGCTCATTAATTCATGAGTTGTTAAACTCATGAGTAGTTCTAACTCGGATTCTTTTTTTCGCAGGAGTCGTTGGCATTGAGAAGAGCATTGACATGATACATAAACATGAGTTTATGGGATTCTTGGGGTTTTGCAGTAGCCAATGATTGTTGGCaagcaaaacacaaaaggaaaaaatagaaCAAGGGAGGTTCTTGGTTAAGATTGGCATTGAAATGGGTTTGTGGGTCAATGAACAGTTGACCAATCCAAACAAACTAAATCATCAAAGATGTTTGTTTTATTGTGTGGAATAATCGTGTGTGTTAGTTCCTGGCTAACACCACCACCGGAAGCTATTCTTTCCATGTATTCAAATCTTCGTTCCATTAGTAATAGACTAATAGTGagtgttcattttcttccataatTTCCTGCATTTCCTTTCTGTTTCatgaaagaaagagaggaatACGACATATCTGAAGAGAAGATACAAAAACACTGAACAAGTAACATATGCGACGCAGCCACTTTGTTTTGCATGAAGGATTATTTAGTAGCTAGCTCACATGGAGGATGGATGGGGATCATGTGGGATCCGCCGTAATCTGGATGAATGGAGAAGAAAGTTTCTAGCGAATTCAATTATTGACTAGAGTCTGGGTTTTATGGAATGTTTTTTTGTTGGTGTTGTCCCGAGACAAGTccatgattttgattttcattgaaaaGATGTCACGCAGTGGACTGATAGAGTGACAATAAAATGGATTCGAAAATGTTAATCATCTCAGGATTTTTTTATTCAGTTATCTCCTATATGTCCCACGTGATCTGTAGGAAATGGTTTacatccatctcaacatttaggATAGATGAGACAAACAAAATCGTGGAAAAagattttgtaattttgttttctatatGGGCTTCTGGCTTATCATAATTGTACATAAGATCGCCCCAAATGGGCCAGTTTTTATTGTGCTCCTTGGGCCTGCAAAATAATGTTGTCTCTGTTTGCCCGTTTGGTGTCTTATATTGGGTTAAAATTCGTTCCTTTTACCGGTCCAGAGACCACATGTTGGGCCGTTATGGGTTTTAAATGGGCTTTGGACAGGTAACTTTTCGTATTTATCGCCCATTAGAAGGCCCATTTGCCTAAACTATAACACACCAAGTCCTATTAAAATGATATTGCCTTCTAGGGTATTGCCTTCTAGGGTTCTTTTACGAGGTAAGAGCTATACAGCGGCACAACAGAAGCAGCCATGGTTCTCAAGTACGTTTCCTATTCTCTCCATTTATGCTCATATACTTGCTAACTAATCACAGAAATACGTCCTTTTTTCTGATTCGCGTATGTGACTTCACTTTCTATTGAGTGGCTTCAGGAGATGTCTGTCAGCATCTAGATCTGATAATATGTTATTTGTGTCTATAGATGTTTGATGGAACATTTCCGTAGATTTTGCGCACTTGTTGAATGGTTCTAAGATGATTAGTGAAGTTCTTTATGAACTCCttattttcttgtaattttattGAAGCATTTGATCCCTCTTTGTGTTATTGATTTAGTTAGGGATGAAATATCATGATTAAAGAAATTGTGATTTTGTATTGTGAACGATTGTGAGAGGATGAACAACGAGTTTGAAGTTGAAGTGTTTGTTTGTGGTAAGGATTGCGGTATTGAGTTGTTAATAAACTTCGATTTTACCTTAGAAATGTAGGTTGAAAGGAATAATGGAATACAGCTTTGATTATATAATAATTCTGCAGCAACAGTCTGAGTACGTTTGTAGGAAGGATATTCGGCAATTTAAATGGGACTTCGAATTATGATGTGAAGCATTGAAATTaatcttagatttttttttgcatcTTGGGGGAAAATGGGGATGGTTTATTGTGTTGCTACGACCTTGTTTACAAGCATTAAATAAGGTCCAGGAGCATTGGAGTTTTGCATGCAGCCTGGCATGGCTCAAGGAGCATTGAACTGCCAAACTAGCTGTTGAATTTATATGGCTTAATCGCTAGTCTAGAAGATTTGTGACCAACAATGGGAAAGAGTGTTTTCCATTTTCTTCCTGGGGAGCCCTGACAATGTGTTCAAATTTTCCTTCTAGTCTTTTGACTCGTTGCAATAAATCTGTATTTCTAACTCATGATTGAAACATAGAGAACTGCATGAAGAAGtaaaattttcaatataaaatttatatttaatttttgaacTTCAGGACTGAACTCTGCCGCTTCAGTGGAGCCAAGATATACCCAGGGAGAGGCATCAGATTTATTCGTTCTGATTCACAGGTAAACTTCATATGGATCTAATTGAAATATCCAAGCAAGTGCACAAAATGTTTTGATTACCCTTTCATTTCCCTGGTCCACCTCAATTTTTAGTTTCTATCTAGTGTTCTGCTGATTCTTAGGATGTGCTTGTTTTTTTATTCGTGTAGGTGTTCCTGTTTGCCAACTCAAAGTGCAAGAGGTACTTTCATAATCGGTTGAAGCCTTCAAAGCTTACATGGACAGCCATGTACAGGAAACAACATAAGAAAGTGAGTTTGCTTTGATTTTGCGTATTTTTTTGGGTGAACTGTGGATTGAAACCTATGTTAAGATTCTGTATCTATTAGTATCAGACATCTAAAATGCCAGATTGTTCCAGAGTCCAGACCAATCGAGTTTTTTTTAAACTTCCTGTAGAGTTGGGTGGTTTAGTATTTGTGACTAATTGAGCCTTTTATATTGACAAGCACAGGATATTGCCCAAGAAGCTGTAAAGAAGAGGAGACGTGCCACCAAGAAGCCTTACTCTAGGTCTATTGTAGGAGCTACCTTGGAAGTTATCCAAAAGAAAAGAGCAGAGAAGCCTGAAGTTCGTGATGCTGCGAGGGAAGCTGCTCTCCGGTGTGTTTTTCTTATGTAGCAAGTTATTGTTTGCCCTGCTTTTATTAGTATCATTTCAGCTTTCATGCATCGTTATATGGTATTTACAGATGTGTAGCATGTTATGGAATTGTTATCCAATGTGTCTTGCAAGGTTGATCTAAATGCTTGAATTCGGGGTTGTCATGTTCTGAAACTTTTTATTGCGCATGCATAAATTTGCTTGCAATTTGTGGGATCTTTGGAAGTTCGGCTCATTAATGCCTGTGTTTTGCAGTGAAATCAAGGAGAGGATCAAGAAAACTAAAGATGAGAAGAAGGCTAAGAAGGCTGAGGTAACGTCAAAGTCACAGAAAGCGCAGGGCAAGAGTAATGTTCCCAGAGGTGCCGCCCCAAAGGGTGCTAAgcttggtggtggaggtggaaaGCGCTGAACTTAAATTTTATTCTTTCCTTCCCAAGTTGGGTAATAGATAGAAAGAAATGgttgttgttcaatttgaggATTTATTTGTGTATGGATTGATTGGCCTTGTCGGCCAAgttgttttctgaatttttgtttattttgtgtcTTGTTAGTTATCCTATTGATGGACACCAATCTACATCATCGGACTTACAGGTTATGCTAATGGTCATGGAtggcatctctctctctctctctctgaactTTTGCCTTGTACTTGTGTCCTCTTGTTTTAGTTCACTGCTATTCACTGTTCATGGCGATGAACCGAATGCCCAAGTCATGGTGATAACCAGGCCAGGCTATTTGAGATGGTACACTTGTTTATATGAAGATGTTCCCTGGAGTCGTGGTTTAATGTTGGACTAACATCCATTTATATTTCTTATTGCATTGTGTACTGATAAATTTGGTACAGAAGTCACTATTGAAGCTGGGGAGTGTGATTTCTTTACGGTCTTTAGTGTATAACTGGTACTTGAGATTTTTTccagttttaaaaaaattagtccTATAATCAATATGTGTGTAATTAATTTCTCTAATTTATACATAATCACCACGTCTATATTGTAAATATGCAGTTACGAATAGCCCAGCCAAAGTAATAGCAATTAGACTTAGACCTAAGACGATTCCAAATAGAAAAACTTCAAtcatttccattttttctttgaaaagagaaagagaggtaATATCTATCCTTAAATATTAATCTGTATTACTCAAGAATCTCAATGACCCAGAACTGGAAATTTGCACCCATAGAGTAGATGAAATACTGcagagatttttatttttattttctgaattgctcattcaatttattttaaataagtCGTATCTTACTCAGACCAATAATCGTggtaataaaattataattgaGAAATTTATTTACGAGGGACATATAAGTCTAAACCTTTCAGGATGGACTCGCTTTATTGTGATGGACCAGATCGGCCCCTTCGCCGATCTTGATGTGCCGGATGTTTTATCTTtaccaacctttttttttcttgaaacatAATTTTACCAACTTGATTGATCTTGTTGTCTTTCACAACAAACCTGCATGAACCTTTCACACCTTTCACAAAGTATGTGTCCGGATAATCAAAGTCTCGATAATTAGCTCTTGGTCTTTCAGTTAAAAGACAAAGCCATGAATTAACCCATTACAGTTTACTTATTTTTATAGTACATATAATGTAACAATACACACTCACAAATATACGCAAATATATTGCCCGCAGATACGAACCCCACACTCAGCTGAGCTGAGCACCGGCATCCCATTGTAGTTCCCTTGTGTGTTTAAAAAGTATGCGTCATgatctttttttcattttcccaCAATTCATATATAGTAAaggtaaaataattaatttagccACCCTTGATAAATTGGTAGGACACTTTTCCTTAAAGAGAGCCGTAAGGAAGGATGTGGTATTGATACTAAAAATACCTAAAAAGAGAAGCAAAAAtgccaaaaaagaagaaattaaagtaGCCCATGACTAGCCAACAACAACTCCAAACTTTTACTGAGATACAAGATTACCAATCTTACTGAGCTAATTATTAAAAAGCTGAATCTTCTTAAGATGTACTAAACTGAAGTTGTTAACCTAGCTTGATCATATTACTACATAATATATATCCTTCTATGGATAAGATGGTAGCTGGACAGTAGTACTCCATGGCGTAACTGGGTTATACTCATCAGCACTGTAAGTATACTTGTACTCTGCAATATTCTGCTGCTTACTTGTGCTGCTGTGTGTCTTGCTTGAGCTGCGAATGCCCACAGATGTGCTCTCAACTGCCTCTTCCCCAGTTATATCCGTTGTCTGCGACACTTGCTTTCTCAATATAGCTTTCAGTTTCATAACCTACAAACACATGTTCACGTTGCTATCAATTTCtccaaaacaaattaaaaataataatttggaAGGTATCATCAACTTTGTTAACACGGCAAACCTCCTGTTGAAGCTTCTGTTTCTCTCTAGAAATGACATCAAACTCTTGTTTAAGCGTGTCATATAGGCGCTCGAGCTGCTTTGCCTTCCACCTAGCGCGTCTGTTCTGAAACCAGACAGCAATTTGGCGAGGCTGGAGCCCGAGGTCGCGCGAAAGCTTCATCTTTCTATCAGGTTCTAACTTTATGTCCTCTTGAAAACAGCTCTCCAGTGACTCTAACTGTTCATTTgtcaatctcttcttcttttcttgatttcCATACTTCATATCGTTCTTGTCCATACCAGGCACGAAACCATGTGACATCTCTGCAGCCATTCCTGGATGAACAACATTCACCTTCATGCCTGAAAATAGAAGCAAAATATAGCATTAATTCACAATGCCAGTACTTATAAGAACTAGTCACTTCATTGTTTGCATGAAAAGCCATAAAAGATTCTGTTTCACTATTATTAACTGTTGAAGTCTACCTGGAAATTGTTCATAGTTGTGGTTGTAAAGGAAGTTGAAGGAAGACTCTGGTCGAGGAACAAAAGCTCTCAAGTTAGCATTCCAGTCCATATCAGTGACTCTGTATCTTCTCAAATCAAATCTCACAATGTGATTGGGGATAGAAGGATCTAGTACTTGAGTCTATGAGAGAATGATGATGGGTCTTAGACTATAAGGCTCGAGAGAGGCGTGGCATGTCAGCTTCTTCTCTAACTCTCAGTCTCTCTTCTTGGATGAAGTGAAAATTACTACTTGAGAGACTGAGAAGgttaaagaaaacaacaaactgACTGACTGTAATTGTGAGGATTGTCTATACTTCACTTTTGGGGCACAAGAAAGTTTAAATATAGAGGAGATGTTGTCGGTTGTGAGCATAGAGACATTAAtggaagaggaggaaaaaaaagactgGAATCAAATGTCTCTATCTGGTCCCAAATAAAGTCTGCTTAGCTTCatctatatgaaaaaaaaaaaactgactcTCTCTGCTGAGGCCAAAAAAAGGACAGAGAGAAAagcaaagaaggaagaaaaaagtcTCTGCATCACTTACTTAATAGTCAGTGACGGAGACTATAGAAAGCTGAAGTGTCTGTGTTAAAAATGGTGACTTGGGTTTTGCTTGAATTGCAGTTAATTAGGGGGTGTATACAGTATAGGGTGGTCAGGCCTGTCATCTATGGCCTGTAAAGAAAACAAGTGATATTAGATTTTCACATGTACAGTGCGTCTTGAGCCCAAAAGAGTGAAAGAGATGAGACAGAGAGGTCACTGCATGCTTCAATTACTTGTGTGATCTTTGAAATGGGAAATGTGTTCTTTCTGATCTGCATTGATTATAAAGAAACTGGTTGCACAATCGAGAGACTACAAGGTTAGTATCTCAGAGATGTGATGTGCAGTAAGACACTGACATATGCAGTGTTTACAGTACATGGAAATTATGTTATTTCAGAGTCTCGTGCTTAATTTCCTTTAAATGGCAATAGAAGGATAATTTATCTAGGTGAGAAGAGGCAGAACCCTAGAGAATTGGAAGCCATTTTGATTTTACAGTCAAGCTGCTGACCTTCTTTTTGCTAAAATTGCACTGTTCTATCTATGAGAACATGAGCTTAATTTACCATAATAGCATTCAATTCCATTGCTTGAATAAGAGAGCAGTGTTTTACTAATGAATGTAGCAGTATGAGGTAATTATGTTTCATGTAAATCTTGGAATATTTGGATAATGCATCTTTTGATCATTAAAAAATATGACCATGTCAACTTGGTAATCGAATTTTCAAATGTCCCAATTTGGAAATCGAAAGTTGAAAACTGTTGCAATTTACACACATAGGCAGATTTTTCACTATTAGGGCAATAAACTCAGTGATGTGATAAAAATTAAACTAAGAAATGTATTCGAACAATGAGAAATTTATCTGCGTGTTCATATTGATAGTCCGTGTGTTCATATTGATACACTTTTTCAACTTTTGATTCCCGAGTTGAACGTTTGAAAATTCAATAACCGAGTTAAACTGGGTCATATTTTTGAGTGACCAAAACTTATATACCCCCTCTCTAAACATTAGACATATGGACCCATCTATGGGCCCAATTTAGAGTAAGTGTGGACCATTCTTCAAACTCTAAAGCCACAGCTTCTTTAGACTGTTGTTGAATTGAACAGTAAGGCTATCATTGGCCCAGCAAACAAGTCAATATATTTCAGTGCCAAACATGACCAATACAGTGTGTAAGAGGACAGCTCTTGAAGATAAGGTCATTATAAAGAACTATTTAGTCGTCATAACATAGATTAGGGGGGCCATGATGGACTGATAAAAAAGATTTGAGGCTCTGGCCGCCCCTGAATTCACAAGTACTTTATATGGTGGTCCACTATAGAAGAAGTAGGCAGACGGCGAGCCCTTTGAATCTTCAAGCATATATGGAGGATTAGAAGCCAGTTTTTCCAGGGTTTCTTGTTCGCATTAGCAGATTTATGGTCGTGGGTAGAGTGCAGCGCGCGGTGAAAGTGGACCACTCTCTAGTTATTAATGGGAAGCCATGGAATCCAGGTTGAAGGCAATTAACAATTGCCTTATAAAAAAGGCACATAAATGTGATGGGTTCTTTAGCAGCTCTACTAATTAAAAGCTATAAGCTTCCCATTCTGGGGAGTAGTAACAGACGATCTGTTAATGATTAACCTTataaaaaaggcaaaaaaaatggCTTATgaattaagaaaaacaaatgaaatcaGCAATCAAAACTTCAAAGGAAATACAAACTTCTGGTCAATGTGACAACACAATAAAACAAGGGGAGAACTCGATTTCTAGTGATAGGACAAATGTTCTCCCGTAATATGGATAAATACAAGGGAGAAAATATTTCTTGTCACTCTCaaactaacaaaaaaataatgacaGCCAGCCCAGACATgagaaaacatatttttttttcttttgatgtcaTCTTCATCGACAGATATGTATAAGAGAgacaaaaatggatcaaataCACAGCAGAGAAAATCACAACCATTCTGACGTGCCTACTCAACTAGAATACTCCAAAATATGAAATACCATCAGTAGGAAGTTGTATAATAAACCCCAACTACAAAATGCAGGGATCACTAAATCACTATCAAACATCATCCACGTCGTGTTCCTGGCTAGTTCCAAACTCCTTTTTTTCTATGCTCTTTCAGGTCACTAGGTATGATAAATACAGAATCTACACATAGCCCACCTTTGGAGTGAGTGCAATCAATCTGTTTCATGGAAAATCTCACTTCAGTTGCAACTTCTGAGTCAGTGACAATGAACTCGCCAACCTTATACTCAATCCAGCATCCGCGTTTATGGCCTCCAATCACAACATCCTCCCCCATGTCATCCAAGCAGCACTCACATAATGCTTGCTGACCATCAGAAGTAGACAACTCAAATTGTACAGGCTTTATATCCCAACCATGGGCATGCTCATAGTTGCACACACGTCGTCCAAGTCTTTTGGAAAACCGTCCAAGGTGAAGCCTGAATGACAATGTATAGATATCAGCAGGAAGACGAAATCTTACAACTCCAT
The window above is part of the Tripterygium wilfordii isolate XIE 37 chromosome 3, ASM1340144v1, whole genome shotgun sequence genome. Proteins encoded here:
- the LOC119989140 gene encoding 60S ribosomal protein L24; the encoded protein is MVLKTELCRFSGAKIYPGRGIRFIRSDSQVFLFANSKCKRYFHNRLKPSKLTWTAMYRKQHKKDIAQEAVKKRRRATKKPYSRSIVGATLEVIQKKRAEKPEVRDAAREAALREIKERIKKTKDEKKAKKAEVTSKSQKAQGKSNVPRGAAPKGAKLGGGGGKR
- the LOC119984813 gene encoding homeobox-leucine zipper protein ATHB-22-like produces the protein MDWNANLRAFVPRPESSFNFLYNHNYEQFPGMKVNVVHPGMAAEMSHGFVPGMDKNDMKYGNQEKKKRLTNEQLESLESCFQEDIKLEPDRKMKLSRDLGLQPRQIAVWFQNRRARWKAKQLERLYDTLKQEFDVISREKQKLQQEVMKLKAILRKQVSQTTDITGEEAVESTSVGIRSSSKTHSSTSKQQNIAEYKYTYSADEYNPVTPWSTTVQLPSYP